The Rhizobium sp. CCGE531 genomic sequence TGTCATGGATGGCGCGCGCGCGCCGGCGCACCTTCAGGCCGCCGGGCATGATGCCGTCGACTTTGAGGCCGCGATCGATGCAGCTGCTCATGGCTGCCCAGATGCGGTCGAGGCCGGCGTCCAGCTCTTCCGCGCTCATGCGCGTTTCTTCATTGGCGCGCTTCATCTGCGCGATCGAGAGGCCGGAGCGCTCGGACATTTCGAGCATCTGCTTGGCACTGGCAAAGGGGAAGGGAACGCGCTCGCCCGCGGCGGCCGGCTTCTTCTTGTCCGCCCGCATCTGCTCCAGTTCCGTATCGGTGACGACAAAGCCGCCGCCGACGGAATAGTAGATGCGCTTGAGGAGCAGGCGATCGTCCTTGTCGAAGGCGGAGAAGCTCATGCCGTTGGCATGGCCGGGCAGCGGCACCTTCTTGTCGAAGATGAGATCGGTCCTGGGCTGGAATTCATAAGCTGGATGGCCCGGCGGCGTGATGCGCCCGCTGCGCTCGACCTCGTCGATGATGCCGTCCATATGGTCTGGATCGACGCTATCCGGCCTCGCGCCCATCAGGCCGAGAATGACCGCCCTGCCCGTGCCATGGCCGATACCCGTGTGGGCCAGCGAACCATGCAGGCTGACCTTGATCGAAGCGACATGCACGTTCGAGGACGGGCGCGGCCATTCGTTCGAAAGCACGAGGTCGAGGAAGCGATTCGCGGCCGACATCGGCCCCATCGTGTGCGAGCTGGATGGTCCCACACCGATCTTGAACACATCGAAAACTGAAAGAAACATGGACCTTTGGTGCCTCCCAGGCAAATCGATTTCCGGCAAGGCTACGCTATCGGGGCAAGCTTGCACGGCGATTGGCCGACATTGGATTTCACGGCAGCGACATTACATATAGGCATTCGGGGAAGCAAACAGAAGGCCATTGCGCACCGTCCGCGCTGCGCTACAGTCCACATCGGATCGATCTGGAGAATCTGCCTTTATGACGACTGCCGACCATGTCGCCCTCGCCCTGTTCATCCTTCTCTGGGTCGCGCTGAACTGGATCACCAGCAGCGCGACATTCTTCAACCGCATCAGCCTGACGCTGGCGATGAACGAGCGCCGGCGCGAATGGATCTACAATTCGCTGCGCCGCGATCTGAAGATGATCGACACGCAGATCCTCTCCGGCCTGCAGAACGGCACCGGATTCTTCGCATCCACCTCGATCTTCGCCATCGGCAGCTGCTTCGCCCTGCTCGGCGCCACCGATAAGGTCAACGCTTTCTTCTCCGACCTGCCCTTCGTCTTCAATAGCGGCCGTACGGCCTTCGAGATCAAGGTCGCGGGGCTTGCCTGCCTTTTCGGCTACGCCTTCTTCAAATTCGGCTGGGCCTATCGTCTGTTCAACTATTGCACCATCCTCTTCGGCTCGTTGCCGATGCGCGAGGAAGCCATTCTCGATCCGCTGGGCGCCGAACGGGCGGCGGATCGCGTGGTGCGCATGAACATCATCGCGGCGCGCAATTTCAATGCCGGCCTGCGGGCGATCTTTCTATCCATCGGCTATCTAGGCTGGTTCCTCAGCCCCTATGTCTTTATGGGCACGACCATCTTCATCATCATCGTGCTGATCCGCCGGCAGTTTTTTTCCGATGCCCGTCTGGCCATTATGGATGCCGATATGCCATGACAAGGCCGCGTCGGCTCTAAGCCGGCGCGCAAGATTTGAGTTCATGCCTGGAAGGACCTCCCAATGGCCGCCATTGCCGAGAGCGCGGACACCTATCAAAAGACGCCTCGGATCGGCATTCTGGATACGGCGCGCGGCCTCGCCCTTCTGGCGATGGCAAGCTACCATTGCACCTGGGATTTCGAGTTCTTCGGCTATCTCGACGCCGGCACGGCTGAAACGGGCTGGCTGAAGCTTTATGCCCGCGCCATCGCCAGCACCTTCCTCTTCCTGGCCGGCTTCAGCCTCGTGCTCGCCAATACGCCGGAGATTCGTTGGCGCTCCTATTGGCGACGGATGGGCATGATCATCGCCGCTGCCGCGGCGATTTCGCTGGTCACCTTCATCGGCCTGCGTGACGAATGGATATTCTTCGGCATCCTGCACGGCATCGCGGCCGCAAGCCTCGTCGGCCTGCTATTCCTGCGACTGCCTGTATTCGCCACCCTTCTCATCGCGGCCTTGCTGACGGTCGGCATCGTCATCGACAATGTCATCGCCCCCTTTTCGCTGCATTCGAGCCTTTTCGATGCGCCGTGGCTCTGGTGGGTCGGGCTCTCGGAAAACATCCAGCGCTCGAACGACTATGTGCCGCTCTTTCCATGGCTGACGCCATTCCTGTTCGGTCTCGGCGTCGCGCAATTGGCCATATCGTTCGGCTGGCTCGATCGCCTGGCGAAATTCGGCCCCGGTCGCAATCTGATCGCCAGCGCCGGCCGGCACAGCCTTATCTTCTATCTGGTCCACCAACCTGTTCTGTTCAGCCTCGTCTATCTCCTGTCGCTGGTGGCGCCGCCGCCGCCGCAGGATCCGACGGTCGGTTACATCAGGCAATGCGTGGCCTCCTGCACGCGGTCGGGCACGGAAACCATGTGCCGCAGCTTCTGCCAATGCACGCTCGACAAGTTGCAGGCCCAGGATCTCTTTAAACCCTTGGAATCCGGGTCGATCAAGGCAGATAGCGATGAACGCGTAAGCCGAATCGCGATACAATGCACGGAACAAGCGCAATGACAGGGTTATTCCATGAATGCCTATCGTTCGAAGTCGCTGAGTTTTCCGTGGCCGCCGCTGCTCTATAGCCTTGCCGTCATTGCAGCGCTTTATCTCCAACGGTGGTACCCGTTGCCATTGCCCTTTGTATGGGCACTTCTTGCCTGGGTGGTCGGAGCCCTTCTGACCATTCTAGCGGTGACCCTGAACGTCTGGGCGGTCAAGACGCTGCTGGAGAGCCGCACCACCGTCCTCACACAACGCTGCACCACCCATCTGGTGACGACAGGCCCCTTCCGTTTCACCCGCAATCCAACTTATCTCGGCTACACGCTGCTGATGGCCGGTATGGGCCTGATGATCGGTAATCTTTGGTTTCTGGCAATGGCAGCAGCCGCAGCAGCAATGACGACCTTGCTCGTCATCCGCTGCGAGGAGATGCATCTCCTGTCACGATTCGGCTGTGAGTTCGAATTTTATTGCAGGCGTACGCGCCGCTGGGTTTGAAACGGGAACTAAAGGGCCGTCCAGCGGTAACTAGTTTCCAACGAAAAAGAAAATGCGACCCATATTCGTTCTCTTGATATAAACCAGATCATTACTGTGTGACACACCGTCTCCGGCGTAGAGCTCAAATTGACGAGACCTTTCTCCGCCGACAGCGTTTTCCAGCTTGGCGGACGTGCTCTCGTCGAGGAAAGAGCAGTCGGGTTCGCTGCACTGAATGCTGACTTCTCCCGACAGATGTTGCGTCGAATCGATAGTCACACTCACTTCAACACGGGCCTTCTGGTCGTCGATAAGCTGACAGGGAGAGTGAACATGGCAAACCTGTTGGCCATAGATCGCGTCCTTCCCGTCAAGCAAAAGGCCATAGGCGACCGGAACATTCGACTGTGCGACGTCGGCGGCAGAACCACCCTCAGGGTTTGCGAGGATAGCCGCAGCGAGTATAGTAACGATTGACGAGATTCTTGTGATCATGCCACGAAATCCCCTGAGAACGCTTGCTTCTATAAAGCGTTCTGGCCGGAACTATGGCTGAGAAATTGGCTACTCACGCCATGATAGAGGTCATCACGTCCCGACGCCGATTTCGGCGAGACGTCCGAGACAGGCCTCTTCGACATTGTCGAGTTCGCTCAGCGTATCGTCGATATCCTTGCGCTTCTGGCGAAGCTCGTCGCGCTTTTCATCGACACGCTTCATCAGCAGCTTCAGCTGACCGATCTCGCCCGGTGGCTCCCTGTAGACCTGAATGATCTCGCGGATTTCAGCGATGGTGAAGCCGATGCGGCGGCCACGGAGGATTTCGGCAATGAGGCGTCGGTCGGCGGGCCGGAACAAGCGTGTGCGTCCTCTGCGCTCGGGTTGAATGAGGCCTTCGTCCTCATAAAACCTCAACGTCCGGGTCGAAACCCCGAATTCCCGAGTAAGCTCCGTTATGCTATAATATCCGTCGACCAAGAATCCGCCCCTATCTGCTGCCCATCATAATATTGACTTTTACGTAATAGTCAATTTTCACTGATTTTGCGGCATGCAGTTTCCAGCAAGTGAAGCGCGTACCATCAGGAAGTCAGCTGTCGCCTCGCGGCTCGCCCGAATCGGGCAGTGGAAATGGGGAAATACCATTATGCACCGATTGCGCCCTTGGTGGCCGGAGGCAGCATCCCCGTCGGAAGAATCACGCTCGCATTTTGCGCAAGACTGGGAAAATCGTCGTCATGTTAAGGGCGTCGTTATGCTCGTCTTCATCGGCCATTCCCGATTGCTCGGTATTTCAGCTCGGATGGCTGAATAGAAAATTGAATAGTAACAATTGGATAAAAGAGAAAGCTGATAAAAAGGATTCAGCTATCGAGACGGTGGCAATGTTGCCACCTCACCCTTATCCTGGGCGGCTATAATGTCCTTTCATCCGACAGAGAGTATCAATGCCCGCCCGCCCCATCATCCGCTTCCCAGATCCGCTATTGCGAACCGCCTGCGCTCCGGTGACTGTCTTCGACGACGACCTGCGAATGCTCGTCGAAGACCTGCTGGATACGATGCGCGCCGCTCCCGGTGTCGGCATCACCGGCCCACATATCGGTCTCCTCAAGCGGGTGGTCGTGATAGAACTCAGCCGCAAGGATGGCGTGCGTGCCTATATCAATCCGGAGATCCTCTGGTCCTCGCAAGAGACCATGCGGCATATGGAAGGCAGCGTTTCCATGCCTGGGGCAACCGAAGAGATCGTCAGGCCCAAATCGATCCGCTTTCGCTATCAGGATGTCTCCGGCGAAGCGCATGAGGCGGAGGCGGAGGATTTTCTCGCCATCTGCATTCAGCACGAGATCGACCAATTGGACGGGATCTTCTGGCTTCAGCGGCTTTCCAAGCTCAAGCGTGATCGCCTTGTAACGAAATGGGAAAAAAACCGGGTCTGAGGTTCACAACAGAAAACGGGCGCCGCGAAGGCGCCCGCTCGATAGAAGGCCTATTGGCGGATCAGCCCTTGAGCTTGGAGTTGCAGAGGCTGTAGTAGCCGCCGCCCTTCTGGATCCATTTCAGGCCGCCGAGCGAATTGCTGGTCTTGGCGGCATTATAGGCATCAACGCAAGTATGGAAGCGACCCTTGCCTGGCGTCTCGCTGGCATATTTCGCGTCGATCTTTGCGGGGAAGGTCACGCCGGCCGGAGCAGCAGCCGTCGGCTTTGCCGGCTCGCTTGCCGGCGGCTTGGTGGCGTCGGGCTCGTTGGCATCGACCTTGGCTGCCGCGGTCGTCTTCGCTGCCTTGGAAGGCGTCGTGGCGGCCGGTGCGGTGGTTGCCGGCGCAGTCGTGGTGGCGCTGGCATCGGCGCTGCACTGCGTCGTGCGGAAGTCGTTCCACTTTTGGCCGTTCAAGGTACCAGCGGTCTTGGCCGCCTGGTATTTGGCGCTGCACTCTTTCATGGTTAGCGCAGAAGCCGAAGAAGCGAGGCCCATCGAGCCTACAACTGTGAGAGACGCAAAAGACATCAACAGAATGGCACGACTAGTCATTGGCATTTCCTCCGCTCTATGACGAATGTCGAAACTATTAATCGTATCGTCCCTATCGATTGTCAATCGACGCGCGATTTCTGGGGCGACGGAAAACACCATATGCGGACGAACATGAACGCAAACTGTACAAAAATAGCCATCAAAAAGAGCGGCTTGGCAGAACCAGCAATCGTTGATGGCAGTCCGCGGAGCGCCGGATTCAGCTGGAGGTAGATAAGGTCGCGATGCCGATATGAACACAATGTCCCTCGATTAACTTGGGCCCTGTTCGGCATCTTCGGGATGATAGAAGCGCCAAGATCTCGCAACGACAGTGCGACGAACCGACGGCGATCAGTGTTTCGCGAGGTGAAGGAGCGATTGTTGGCGCGATATAATCTATCGTGAGATTCGGGCCTTGAAGTGCGGGCACGTCGCCCTACTCTCTTCCTGGCAGTTCCCCTCTCTATGCCCTGGATGCTCTCCCTTCCAGGGCATTTTTCTTGGCTGGCACGCCATGCGGCGAGATGCGTCGGCCAAAATGATTCGCCTTGGGTCCAGAATGAGCCTAGGTTGCCCTATCGCTGGCTACCGAACCCGTAGGCGCCGGCGGCTGGGAGAGATGACACACTCTCGCCTGCGGAGGTCAAGGAGTTCCTACGTGACCTCGCATGACAATCGAGACAATATACTCAGCGATCAGAAGCTGCATGATCTTCTCAAGGCAGAAGACAAGATGGATCGTCTGGAGAGGGCGAAGCTTGGCCCTCGGGATGAGCCTGTAGTGTCCGCCGAAAAAGGTGCCCAGGAGCCTTGCTTGTGAGAGCTCTTTGATCCGTCCGGTTTCGACGCTGAAATCTGAATACCTGCCTGCGTGAAAACGCTGGAGCAGGTCTTACGCGTCGTTGACCGTCTGCCCGAAAACCTGCTCGAAGGCATCGCGAAGGCGGATGTCGACATCGGTCATCATGACCGGCAGGCCGAGATCGATGAGGCTGGTGACGCCGTAAGCGGAAATCCCGCAGGGAATGATGCCGGTGAAATGGCCGAGATCGGGATCGACGTTCAGCGAAAGGCCGTGAAACGTCACCCATTTGCGTACGCGGATGCCGAGCGCGGCGATCTTGTCTTCCGCCACGGTACCGTCAGGCAGAACCGGCTTTTCCGGACGCCTCACCCATACTCCGACTCTATCCTCACGACGTTCGCCGCGCACATTCATCGATTCGAGCGTACGAATGATGACTTCTTCAAGCGCGCCCACGAAGGCGCGGATATCCTGCCGCCGACACTTCAGGTCCAGCATGACATAGGCCACGCGCTGGCCCGGCCCATGATAGGTATATTCACCGCCGCGTCCGGTCGCGAATACCGGAAATCGATCCGGCTCGATGAGATCGGCGGCATCGGCGCTGGTGCCGGCGGTATAGAGCGGCGGATGCTCGACCAGCCAGACCAGCTCCGGCGCCCGCCCCTCGGCGATATCAGCGACTTCCGCCTCCATGGTGGCAACGGCCTCTTCATAAGGCACGAGTACATCGCTGATCCGCCAGCGAACGGGCGGCGTACCGTGAACGGGAAACATCTGGTGAGAAAGTTCGGTGCGAAGCATATGGCAGTCCTTTGCGCACCCGCGGGCCGCACTTGTGGAAATCCTGCGCGCCGACGGGTTGTCCACATATGGCGCTATTCGGGCGGGAATTCAAACATCTAAGGCGTTTCCACCGCATCCGGACGGATACGATCGGAGGAGCTGTGAAGGAATTTAAAAAAACTGACACATCGCTCTTGTGCCCCCCGAATGCTTTTGCTACATGCAGCCGCGCCGGAGAAATCCGGCCTACCACGATGCGGTCGTGGCGGAATTGGTAGACGCGCAGCGTTGAGGTCGCTGTGGGGCAACCCGTGGAAGTTCGAGTCTTCTCGACCGCACCAAAAGAACCCGGCTTAGGCCGGGTTTTTTGTTTTTCAAACAGTGCTTTACGCAAGCGTGTACTCCCCAATGAAACGGGTCGCAGAACACAACGGATATCTCTCCGCGCTGTTGACCACTTGTTCTGTTGAAATCAGCTTTTGTCGATATCGACCGCCCAGTGTCCCAGCCTCATATATTTTCGTATCGTTCAGGGCGTTCATGTTGTTCTCCCGCCTTGCTCAGCAAGAGCCGTTAGGTCTCCATGGTTACTTGACTTCGCGCCGCTCTCTGGCACCGTGAAATTCTTCAAAAATCGGAGGATGCATGACGCCAGAACGCTTTTCCGAATGCCTTTTGCATATCCGCTGGACGCCGATCAATCTGGCGAGCGCCCTGCAATGCGACCTGTCATGGGTGGAGGCAATGGAAGTTGGAAATGCCGAAGTGCCGGCCGGATTGGCAGAGTGGCTGGAAACTCTCGCGCAATGCCATGAGGAGGCTGGCGTCCCGACCACGTATCGCGGACGCGGGCACGACTGAGATCGACGGAGATGAACCTGGAAAACAAATGGCAGTCCGGCAAACAGCGGATAATTCACTCCAAACGGGGGGATTTGAGATGAATGATGATTTTCGCTTGAAGCTTATCAAAATCAGAGGCGAAAAGATCGCCCATCGCAACGAACTGCTGGCGATGAAGATGCAGGGCGCAAGCGCAAAAGGGGGTGCGGAGGTTATCGATCTTGACGGTATGATCGCCCGCGAACAACTCGCGATCGACAACCTCGATGATACGATTGCCCGCCTGAGCTAGAAATGCCCAGCGCCGCGCTCAATGCGCCACATCCTTGCTGAGATTGCGCAGCCTGATCTGATGATCGAGACGTTCGAGTTGTTGAGTCGTTGTTTCGATCAGCCGGCCGATTTCCTGATAGGCCGCGCGTAGCCGCGAAAGCTCGTTTCGGACAGCTTCCAATGCGCGCTCGTCGCTATCCTCTCCAGGACCATCGCCCGCCCCGGTCATCAACCATGCGGGGGAAACATCGAAAAGAGCCGACATCTTCACCAGAGCGGAGGAATTTGGCTCGGCGCGATCGGATTCCCAGGCAAGCATCGTCTCTTCGCTGACGCCGAGTTGGCTCGCCAGTGTTTCGAGGCTGATGCCGGCGGCATCGCGGGCCATGGACAGGCGACCACCCAGGGTATCGTCGCCCTCATCCGAAAAAACGGTCGTCTCTTGTTCGGATTTGAACATCGGTGCGATCCTTTTCTTGGCTGCGCCGGCGAATTTTTGTGCGGCGCATTTATGTTTTAGCCGTTTCCGAAGGCAGAGATAGGTCTAAGGGCGTCATCCCGCCATTGCGATCCGTCCCAAATGGAAAAGTGTGACGTTTTGCGATGGCTGTCTTCGCGCATTGCAATCCGCTTCCGATCGCGCCTTGATTGCATGCCCTTCCTGTGTTTGATGAACGTGATGACCGTCGCTCCCGCCGTTTCCGCACAGCAAAATCCGCTCCGAGGCATGACGATCATGGCAAGCGCCATGATCCTGCTGCCGACGATGGACGCGATCGCCAAATACATGGCGAGCTTCGAAGGCATGTCGCCGGGTCAGGTGACCTTCTATCGTTTCTTCTTTCAGATTGTCTGCATGCTGCCGCTGCTGGTGACGACAACCGGGCGGTCGGCTTTCTCGGCAAAGCGCCCCTGGATGAACCTCCTGCGTGGCGCGCTGCATGGTGCCGCCAGCCTGCTCTTCTTCGCAGCGGTCAAATACATGCCGCTCGCCGATGTTTTCGCGATCTATTTCGTCGAGCCATTCATGCTGACGGCCCTTTCAGCACTGTTTCTAGGCGATAAAGTCGGCTGGAGGCGCTGGCTGGCGATCGTCATCGGCTTCGTCGGCGCGATGATCGTGATCCAGCCGAGTTTCGAGATCTTCGGATTGAAGGCGCTGCTGCCTGTAGCCTGCGCCTTCCTCTTTGCGCTCTATCTGTTCATGAACCGCGCCGTCGGCGAGGCGGATTCGCCGTTGACGATGCAGGTTATGGCCGGCGTAGGCGGCACGCTGTTCATGGCATTCGTGCTCTTCGCCGGCGCTTCGGCCGGCATTGGCGATTTCGAACCTTCCCTGCCCGCCTCTGCACTCGGCCTCGTGCTTTTGCTGATTCTGGGATCGATTTCAGGCTATGCGCATATGCTTGTCGTTCGCGCCTTCCGGCTGGCACCGCTCTCGCTACTCGCCCCGTTCCAATATTTCGAGATCATTTCCGCCACCGTCCTCGGCTACGCGATCTTCGGCGATTTCCCCAATCTTTCCAAATGGATCGGCATTGCCATCATCGTTAGCTCCGGTCTTTTCATAATCTGGCGGGAGCGCGCGCAGTCCCAATTGGAAAAAACCGCATGAGCACCGATATCTTCGCATGGACCGGCCATGCAATTTATGGCTAAAACACTGACTGAATAGAGTATTTGGGCGGAGATCGCATGTTCAAGAAAATCCTGATCGCCAATCGCGGCGAGATCGCCTGCCGTGTGATCAAGACCGCGCGCCGGATGGGTATCTTGACGGTTGCGGTCTATTCCGATGCCGATCGGGACGCATTGCACGTCGAAATGGCCGATGAATCAGTCCATATCGGTCCGGCACCCGCAGCCGAAAGCTATCTCGTCGCCGAGAAGATCATCGCCGCCTGCAAAGAGACCGGCGCCGAAGCGGTTCATCCGGGTTACGGCTTTCTTTCCGAGCGTGCCGCCTTCTGCGCGGCGCTGGAGAAGGAAGGCATCGTCTTCATTGGCCCGAAGCCGAAGGCGATAGAGGCCATGGGCGACAAGATCGAATCGAAGAAATTCGCCAATGCCGCCAAGGTCTCCACCGTTCCGGGCCATCTCGGCATCATCGACGACGCCGATCATGCCGAGCGGATCGCCGGCGAGATCGGCTATCCCGTCATGATCAAGGCCTCCGCCGGCGGCGGCGGCAAGGGCATGCGCATCGCCTGGAGCAAGGACGAGGTGCGCGACGGGTTCGAGCGCGCCCGTTCGGAAGCGAAAAACTCCTTCGGCGACGACCGCGTCTTCATCGAGAAATTCGTCGTCGATCCCCGGCACATCGAGATCCAGGTGCTGGCCGATGCCCATGGCAACGTCGTCTATCTCGGCGAGCGCGAATGCTCCATCCAGCGTCGGAACCAGAAGGTCGTGGAAGAGGCGCCCTCGCCGTTCCTCGATGGAGCGACGCGCAAGGCGATGGGCGAGCAGTCCGTGGCGCTGGCCAAGGCCGTGGATTATCAAAGCGCCGGTACGGTCGAATTCATCGTCGATCGCGACAGGAATTTCTACTTTCTCGAAATGAACACCCGCCTGCAGGTCGAGCATCCGGTGACGGAGCTGGTGACCGGCATCGATCTCGTCGAGCAGATGATCCGGGTTGCCGCCGGCGAAAAGCTGCCATTCAAGCAGACGGATATTGCGCTCAACGGCTGGGCGATCGAAAGCCGCCTTTACGCAGAAGATCCCTATCGCAACTTCCTGCCCTCGATCGGCCGTCTGACGCGCTATCGCCCGCCGCGCGAGACGAGGACGGAAAAATCGGTCGTCCGCAACGACACCGGCGTCTTCGAAGGTGCCGAGATCTCCATGTACTACGATCCGATGATCGCCAAACTCTGCACTTGGGCGCCAACCAGGCTGGAGGCGATCGAAGCGATGGGCGAGGCCCTAGATGGCTTCGTCGTCGACGGTATCGAACACAACATGCCATTCCTTTCCGCGCTGATGAAGCATCCGCGCTGGCGCGAGGGTCGTCTCTCCACCGGCTTCATCGCCGAGGAATATCCCGACGGCTTCGCGCCCGTGACGCCGGATGAAGACCAGGCCGCCCTGCTTGCGGCAGTCGCCCTTTCCTGCAGCCTGACCGAATCCAATCGCCGCGAGCGTTATGCCGATCGCTTGCGCCCTGCGGCTGGCCCATTGCCGGAGAACTGGATTGTCAAGCTCGACACCGATTATCTGCCGGTGGCGCTGCTCGAAGGCGTGGTGACCATTCCTTTCGAGATGGACATGCAGGTGGGCGGCAAGACTGTGACCGTTTCAACCGACTGGCGTCCCGGCGATGCCGTTTGGGCCGGCACCGTAGGCGGCCGCAAGCTGACCGCCCAGATCCGCACCGTGCTGAACGGTTTGCGCATAGATTGGCAGGGAATTTCCGTCAGAGCCAAGATATTCACCCCGCGTCAGGCTGAGCTCGACAAGCTCATGCCGGTCAAATTGCCGCCCGATACGTCGAAGCTGCTTCTCTGCCCCATGCCCGGCCTGGTCGTCGCCATTGCCGTTGCAGAGGGACAGGACGTCAAGGCCGGCGAGACGCTGGCCATCGTCGAGGCGATGAAGATGGAAAATGTCCTGCGCGCCGAACGCGACCTGGTCGTCGGCAAGATCAACGCCAAGCCGGGCGAAAGCCTCGCCGTCGATGCCGTGATCATGGAATTTGCCTGATCCGGATATAAGTATCGCCACCTTTTCGGAAAAACCGCGCGGCGATTGCTCGGCTAAAACATGATAATTGCGACGCTAAGTGTCTGATTTTGGCTTGAGCCGCCCGGCGCGCCCGTGCCAATGTCGTGCGGACCAAATCATAGCAAAAAGGGATGAGATCATGGACGTTCGCGCCGCCGTTGCCGTGCAGGCAGGAAAACCGCTTGAGGTGATGACGGTCCAGCTTGAGGGGCCGAAGGCCGGCGAGGTGCTGATCGAGATCAAGGCGACCGGCATCTGCCACACCGACGACTTCACCCTGTCTGGCGCCGATCCGGAGGGCTTGTTTCCGGCGATCCTCGGCCATGAGGGTGCCGGCATCGTCGTCGATGTCGGACCGGGCGTGACGTCGGTGAAGAAGGGCGACCATGTCATTCCGCTCTATACGCCCGAATGCCGCGAATGCCCGTCGTGCCTGTCGCGCAAGACCAACCTGTGCACGGCGATCCGCTCGACGCAAGGCCAGGGCCTGATGCCGGACGGCACCTCGCGCTTCTCGATCGGCAAGGACAAGATCCATCACTATATGGGCTGCTCGACCTTCGCCAATTTCACCGTGCTGCCGGAGATTGCCGTTGCCAAGGTCAATCCCGACGCCCCCTTCGACAAGATCTGCTATATCGGCTGCGGCGTCACGACAGGCATCGGCGCGGTCATCAACACCGCCAAGGTGGAGATCGGGGCAACGGCGATCGTCTTCGGTCTCGGCGGCATCGGCCTCAACGTCATCCAGGGCTTGCGGCTGGCCGGCGCCGACATGATCATCGGCGTCGATCTCAACAATGACAAGAAGGCCTGGGGCGAGCGCTTCGGCATGACGCATTTCGTCAACCCGAAGGAG encodes the following:
- a CDS encoding S-(hydroxymethyl)glutathione dehydrogenase/class III alcohol dehydrogenase; its protein translation is MDVRAAVAVQAGKPLEVMTVQLEGPKAGEVLIEIKATGICHTDDFTLSGADPEGLFPAILGHEGAGIVVDVGPGVTSVKKGDHVIPLYTPECRECPSCLSRKTNLCTAIRSTQGQGLMPDGTSRFSIGKDKIHHYMGCSTFANFTVLPEIAVAKVNPDAPFDKICYIGCGVTTGIGAVINTAKVEIGATAIVFGLGGIGLNVIQGLRLAGADMIIGVDLNNDKKAWGERFGMTHFVNPKEVGDDIVPYLVNMTKRGADQIGGADYTFDCTGNTRVMRQALEASHRGWGKSVVIGVAGAGQEISTRPFQLVTGRSWMGTAFGGARGRTDVPKIVDWYMEGKIEIDPMITHTMPLEDINKGFELMHSGKSVRGVVVY
- a CDS encoding acetyl/propionyl/methylcrotonyl-CoA carboxylase subunit alpha, translated to MFKKILIANRGEIACRVIKTARRMGILTVAVYSDADRDALHVEMADESVHIGPAPAAESYLVAEKIIAACKETGAEAVHPGYGFLSERAAFCAALEKEGIVFIGPKPKAIEAMGDKIESKKFANAAKVSTVPGHLGIIDDADHAERIAGEIGYPVMIKASAGGGGKGMRIAWSKDEVRDGFERARSEAKNSFGDDRVFIEKFVVDPRHIEIQVLADAHGNVVYLGERECSIQRRNQKVVEEAPSPFLDGATRKAMGEQSVALAKAVDYQSAGTVEFIVDRDRNFYFLEMNTRLQVEHPVTELVTGIDLVEQMIRVAAGEKLPFKQTDIALNGWAIESRLYAEDPYRNFLPSIGRLTRYRPPRETRTEKSVVRNDTGVFEGAEISMYYDPMIAKLCTWAPTRLEAIEAMGEALDGFVVDGIEHNMPFLSALMKHPRWREGRLSTGFIAEEYPDGFAPVTPDEDQAALLAAVALSCSLTESNRRERYADRLRPAAGPLPENWIVKLDTDYLPVALLEGVVTIPFEMDMQVGGKTVTVSTDWRPGDAVWAGTVGGRKLTAQIRTVLNGLRIDWQGISVRAKIFTPRQAELDKLMPVKLPPDTSKLLLCPMPGLVVAIAVAEGQDVKAGETLAIVEAMKMENVLRAERDLVVGKINAKPGESLAVDAVIMEFA